One window from the genome of Nisaea sediminum encodes:
- a CDS encoding L-aspartate oxidase yields MSRDIETLRTDILIIGSGGAGLMAALHALQADPELDVTIAVKGLIGKCGCTRMVQGGYNVALAPGDSVERHFMDTIVGGKWLPRQDLAWKLVEKAVERIHELENELGCFFDRNPDGSLHQKAFAGQSFDRTVHKGDLTGIEIVNRLMEQVWARGVNKLEEHRAIELVPARDGSGIAGVLLIDMRTGGYRYVEAKAVLLASGGGPTMYLYHTPSGDKACDGMGMALRRGLPLRDMEMVQFHPTGLLAGTDTRMTGTVLEEGLRGAGGYLLNGDGERFMARYHAHGERATRDIVSRAIYAEMRDGRTTPNGGVYIEMAHLGPENVAKRFKGMVERCADCGFDLAGGRVEVVPTAHYMMGGVEFELDCATALPGLFAAGEDCGGVHGANRLGGNGVANSTVFGGVAGESMAAFVHAGASWKDADPNAIEAGLDRAERPFAANGGDLSHLRERLWRLMWDKVGILRDREGLSDAMTGLGDLRAELHETGLADGDRSFNLTWHDWMNLESQIDISAVIASAALAREDSRGAHYREDFPDTGSLEETRFTRVTQSDAGLTLEMVPVEFSIIAPGQSLIDDEAGAPPTAAE; encoded by the coding sequence ATGAGCCGCGACATCGAAACCCTGCGCACCGACATCCTGATCATCGGCTCCGGCGGCGCCGGGCTGATGGCGGCCCTGCACGCGCTGCAGGCCGACCCGGAGCTCGACGTCACCATCGCGGTGAAGGGCCTGATCGGCAAATGCGGCTGCACCCGCATGGTGCAGGGTGGCTACAACGTTGCGCTCGCGCCGGGAGACAGCGTCGAACGGCATTTCATGGACACCATCGTCGGCGGCAAGTGGCTGCCGCGCCAGGATCTTGCCTGGAAGCTGGTGGAGAAGGCGGTCGAACGGATCCACGAGCTGGAGAACGAGCTCGGCTGTTTCTTCGATCGCAACCCGGACGGCTCGCTGCACCAGAAGGCCTTCGCCGGGCAGAGCTTCGACCGCACCGTGCACAAGGGCGACCTCACCGGCATCGAAATCGTCAACCGGCTGATGGAGCAGGTCTGGGCCCGCGGCGTGAACAAGCTGGAAGAGCACCGCGCCATCGAGCTGGTTCCGGCGCGCGACGGCAGCGGCATCGCCGGCGTGTTGCTGATCGACATGCGGACCGGCGGATACCGTTATGTCGAGGCCAAGGCCGTACTGCTCGCGAGCGGCGGCGGGCCGACCATGTATCTTTATCACACGCCCTCCGGCGACAAGGCCTGCGACGGCATGGGCATGGCGCTCCGCCGGGGGCTGCCGCTGCGCGACATGGAGATGGTGCAGTTCCACCCGACCGGCCTGCTTGCCGGGACCGACACGCGGATGACCGGCACGGTGCTGGAGGAAGGGCTGCGCGGCGCCGGCGGCTATCTCCTCAACGGCGACGGCGAGCGTTTCATGGCCCGCTACCATGCGCACGGCGAGCGGGCGACGCGCGACATTGTCAGCCGCGCGATCTATGCCGAGATGCGCGACGGACGGACGACACCGAACGGCGGGGTCTATATCGAGATGGCGCATCTCGGGCCGGAGAACGTGGCGAAACGCTTCAAGGGCATGGTGGAGCGCTGCGCCGATTGCGGCTTCGACCTCGCGGGCGGTCGCGTCGAGGTGGTGCCGACGGCGCATTACATGATGGGCGGCGTCGAGTTCGAGCTCGATTGCGCGACCGCGCTGCCCGGCCTCTTCGCCGCGGGCGAGGATTGCGGCGGGGTGCACGGCGCCAACCGGCTCGGCGGCAACGGGGTCGCCAACTCCACCGTCTTCGGCGGCGTCGCGGGCGAGAGCATGGCGGCTTTCGTGCACGCGGGCGCAAGCTGGAAGGATGCGGATCCGAACGCGATCGAGGCCGGGCTCGACCGTGCCGAACGGCCCTTTGCCGCGAACGGCGGGGATCTCTCCCATCTCCGCGAGCGGCTCTGGAGGCTGATGTGGGACAAGGTCGGTATCCTGCGTGACCGGGAGGGGCTTTCCGACGCCATGACCGGTCTCGGCGATCTCCGCGCGGAACTGCACGAAACCGGGCTCGCCGACGGCGACCGCAGCTTCAACCTCACCTGGCACGACTGGATGAACCTTGAGAGCCAGATCGACATCAGCGCGGTCATCGCGTCGGCGGCGCTCGCCCGTGAGGACAGCCGCGGCGCACATTACCGCGAGGACTTCCCGGACACCGGATCGCTGGAGGAGACCCGCTTCACGCGCGTCACCCAGTCCGACGCCGGGCTGACGCTGGAAATGG
- a CDS encoding succinate dehydrogenase, producing MIRASRNHPGWWAALGHRLSGLALALFLPAHFLVLGLALDGDAALDGMLAWTDRPLVKIAEWGLVMLLTLHLGFGLRVLALEFLPWRDPLKILISLGAGASLAAGLLFWIMVS from the coding sequence ATGATCCGGGCATCGCGCAATCACCCCGGCTGGTGGGCGGCGCTCGGGCACCGGCTCTCCGGTCTTGCCCTCGCGCTCTTCCTGCCGGCGCATTTCCTCGTGCTCGGCCTCGCGCTCGACGGCGATGCGGCGCTCGACGGCATGCTCGCCTGGACCGACCGGCCGCTGGTCAAGATTGCGGAATGGGGCCTCGTCATGCTGCTCACCCTGCATCTCGGCTTCGGGCTGCGGGTTCTGGCGCTGGAGTTCCTGCCTTGGCGCGACCCGCTGAAAATCCTCATCTCCCTCGGCGCCGGTGCCTCGCTCGCCGCCGGTCTCCTGTTCTGGATCATGGTCTCATGA
- a CDS encoding succinate dehydrogenase: MLEARLYLLQRASAMLLAPLVLVHLGLILYAIEGGLSAGEILGRTKGSLFWAGFYGLFVLAAALHAPIGLRNVLREWTGWKGRSLDLATSAFALLLLGLGLRAVWAVTA; the protein is encoded by the coding sequence ATGCTGGAGGCGCGGCTCTATCTCCTGCAGCGGGCAAGCGCGATGCTGCTCGCGCCGCTGGTGCTGGTGCATCTCGGACTCATCCTCTACGCCATCGAGGGCGGGCTCTCGGCGGGCGAGATCCTCGGCCGCACCAAGGGCAGCCTCTTCTGGGCCGGTTTCTACGGCCTCTTCGTCCTCGCCGCGGCGCTGCATGCGCCGATTGGCCTGCGCAATGTCCTGCGCGAATGGACGGGATGGAAAGGCCGCTCCCTCGATCTCGCAACCAGCGCCTTCGCATTGCTGCTGCTGGGACTCGGGCTTCGCGCCGTCTGGGCGGTGACGGCATGA
- a CDS encoding succinate dehydrogenase/fumarate reductase iron-sulfur subunit: MQDTADTEEMLEVEIWRGAEEGALRTYRVPRQASQTVLDVVTWVQRNAEPALAYRFACRVGMCGSCAMQVNGRPRWTCRTHVAKVAEGGRLRIEPLANLPKIKDLATDMAPFFEKWADARGRHEPTRTRHEPMAPVSPESPARAAANAGIECINCAVCYAACDVVGWDESYLGPAALNRAWTLANDERDADKSSVLRAVSKSGGCHSCHSHGSCVEHCPVGINPTAGIAGLKRMTLAALMRGEL, from the coding sequence ATGCAAGACACCGCCGATACGGAGGAAATGCTGGAGGTCGAAATCTGGCGCGGGGCCGAGGAGGGCGCGCTCCGGACCTATCGTGTGCCTCGCCAGGCAAGCCAGACCGTGCTGGACGTGGTGACCTGGGTGCAGCGGAACGCCGAGCCCGCGCTCGCCTACCGTTTCGCCTGCCGGGTCGGGATGTGCGGCTCCTGCGCTATGCAGGTGAACGGCAGGCCACGCTGGACCTGCCGGACCCATGTGGCGAAGGTCGCCGAGGGCGGAAGGCTCCGGATCGAACCGCTCGCCAACCTGCCGAAGATCAAGGATCTCGCGACCGACATGGCGCCCTTCTTCGAGAAATGGGCGGACGCCCGCGGACGGCACGAACCGACGCGGACAAGGCACGAGCCGATGGCGCCGGTCTCTCCGGAAAGCCCGGCGCGCGCCGCGGCCAATGCCGGGATCGAATGCATCAATTGCGCGGTCTGCTACGCCGCCTGCGACGTCGTCGGCTGGGACGAGAGCTATCTCGGTCCCGCCGCCCTCAACCGGGCCTGGACGCTCGCCAATGACGAGCGCGACGCAGACAAGTCTAGTGTGCTGCGCGCGGTCTCGAAGAGCGGCGGCTGCCACAGCTGTCACAGCCACGGAAGCTGCGTCGAGCATTGCCCGGTCGGGATCAATCCGACCGCCGGGATCGCCGGACTGAAGCGCATGACCCTCGCCGCGCTGATGCGGGGAGAGCTCTGA
- a CDS encoding amidohydrolase family protein, whose product MQNFLIEGGTVVTMDGERRVIDRGAVHVQNGRIAAVGESGMRADGAERINATGMLVLPGLIDAHAHAGHALVKTLASDDGQGWFDACRHLYTRGSDAEFWRADAALFALERIRAGVTTGVSMLGGGDSISRTDDPRHADAHCGAIGEAGTRAVVAVGCNRPPFPWLYKDWDGSGTDEEISFERQLEVSREIARKWNGAAEGRLSVALTYPVSHEGAALPDGVTPGLVTDHARQVRALSRDLGLRFTQDGHREGSIAYAHREQGILGPDAYLSHCTNLTEADIAALRESGASVVHNPSAIASVRGRCPAPELIDLGVTVALGSDAPAPDRSGDMFRHMQQAMHYHRRHFRDDQILPPGKALEMITIDAAKAIGMEAEIGSLEPGKKADIVLLDLRKPHLVPANMPLHRAIYFANAADIDTTIVDGRILMRGRKVLSLDEDAVLDAADAAIAKALERTGLQHLLEARPGFWGQSRYS is encoded by the coding sequence TTGCAGAATTTCCTGATCGAGGGCGGCACCGTCGTCACCATGGACGGCGAGCGCCGCGTTATCGACCGCGGCGCCGTGCATGTGCAAAACGGACGCATCGCCGCTGTCGGTGAAAGCGGGATGCGGGCCGACGGCGCGGAACGGATCAATGCCACAGGCATGCTCGTCCTGCCCGGCCTGATCGACGCCCATGCCCATGCCGGCCATGCCCTGGTCAAGACGCTCGCGAGCGATGACGGCCAAGGCTGGTTCGACGCCTGCAGACATCTCTACACACGCGGTTCGGACGCCGAATTCTGGCGCGCCGACGCCGCGCTCTTCGCATTAGAGCGGATCCGCGCCGGGGTCACCACCGGTGTGTCCATGCTCGGCGGCGGCGACAGCATCAGCCGGACCGACGACCCACGCCATGCCGACGCCCATTGCGGTGCGATCGGGGAGGCCGGCACCCGCGCCGTCGTCGCGGTCGGCTGCAACCGGCCGCCCTTTCCCTGGCTATACAAGGATTGGGACGGCAGCGGCACGGATGAAGAGATCTCCTTCGAGCGCCAGCTTGAGGTCAGCCGGGAAATCGCCCGAAAATGGAACGGCGCCGCCGAAGGGCGGCTTTCGGTCGCCCTGACCTATCCGGTCAGCCACGAGGGCGCCGCGCTGCCCGACGGCGTGACGCCGGGCCTTGTCACCGACCACGCCCGCCAGGTCCGCGCCCTTTCGCGCGACCTCGGGCTGCGCTTCACCCAGGACGGCCACCGCGAGGGCAGCATCGCCTATGCCCACCGGGAGCAGGGCATTCTCGGGCCGGACGCCTATCTCTCCCACTGCACCAACCTGACGGAAGCGGATATCGCCGCCCTTCGCGAAAGCGGAGCCAGCGTCGTGCACAATCCCTCCGCCATCGCCTCGGTGCGCGGCCGCTGTCCGGCGCCGGAGCTTATCGATCTCGGCGTCACCGTCGCCCTCGGCTCGGACGCGCCCGCGCCGGATCGTTCCGGCGACATGTTCCGTCACATGCAGCAGGCGATGCATTACCACCGCCGTCATTTCCGCGACGACCAGATCCTGCCGCCGGGCAAGGCGCTGGAAATGATCACCATCGACGCGGCGAAGGCGATCGGCATGGAGGCCGAGATCGGCTCGCTCGAGCCGGGCAAGAAGGCCGACATCGTGCTGCTCGATCTCAGGAAGCCGCATCTGGTTCCGGCGAACATGCCTCTGCACCGGGCAATCTATTTCGCCAACGCCGCCGATATCGACACCACCATCGTCGACGGCCGCATCCTGATGCGCGGTCGAAAGGTGCTGAGCCTCGACGAGGACGCGGTGCTGGACGCCGCAGACGCGGCCATCGCGAAAGCGCTGGAGCGCACCGGCTTGCAGCATCTTCTGGAAGCCCGGCCCGGCTTCTGGGGCCAAAGTCGCTATAGCTAG
- a CDS encoding nitroreductase family protein, translating to MKSLADLIEDRFGLKTGAGADMPAEGELANILSHRSHRRFKPDPVADDLLEVLLSAAFSAPAKSDLQQSGIVIVRDPEKRRTIEALMPEMPWIAEAPVFLVFLGDNRRIRRVSELRGKPFGNDHLDSVLNAAVDAGLVLMNFIRAAEAVGLGCCPISVVRNHIETVSELLELPDHVFPLCGFCLGWPAGAGHVSLRLPPRVLVHTDRYDDSGLEAEIDGYDARRSARYRIPDEKQRLVGEYGLAQDYGWSEDKARQVSKPERTQLAKYLRDQGFKLE from the coding sequence ATGAAATCGCTCGCCGATCTGATTGAAGACCGTTTCGGACTGAAAACCGGGGCCGGAGCCGATATGCCGGCGGAGGGGGAACTGGCGAACATCCTCTCGCACCGCTCGCACCGGCGGTTCAAGCCCGATCCCGTGGCAGACGATCTGCTCGAAGTTCTGCTTTCGGCAGCCTTTTCCGCGCCGGCCAAGTCGGACCTGCAGCAGTCGGGAATCGTCATTGTCCGGGACCCGGAGAAGCGCAGGACGATCGAGGCGCTGATGCCGGAAATGCCATGGATCGCCGAGGCCCCGGTCTTCCTGGTTTTCCTGGGCGACAACCGGCGCATCCGGCGTGTTTCCGAACTGCGCGGCAAACCCTTCGGCAACGATCACCTGGACTCCGTCCTCAATGCCGCGGTCGATGCCGGGCTGGTGCTGATGAACTTCATCCGGGCGGCGGAGGCCGTCGGGCTCGGCTGCTGCCCGATCAGCGTCGTGCGCAACCATATCGAGACCGTCTCGGAGCTGCTGGAGCTGCCGGATCACGTCTTTCCGCTTTGCGGATTCTGCCTCGGCTGGCCGGCGGGTGCCGGACATGTCAGCCTCCGTTTGCCGCCCCGCGTGTTGGTTCATACCGACCGCTATGACGACAGCGGGTTGGAAGCCGAGATCGACGGCTATGATGCAAGACGCAGCGCGCGCTACCGTATTCCGGATGAGAAGCAGAGATTGGTTGGTGAATACGGGCTGGCGCAAGATTACGGATGGTCGGAAGATAAAGCGCGGCAAGTTTCCAAACCGGAACGCACCCAGCTCGCCAAATACTTACGCGATCAAGGATTCAAACTTGAGTGA
- a CDS encoding amino acid ABC transporter substrate-binding protein — translation MRFLRMDMRAATVAAALTASFGLAAAPADAKVEGDTITLGAAMSLTGKYSTNGIDTQNGYELAADMINKNGGVKVGGKSYKLKIAYYDDESTPARGAQLAERLINQDGIKYMLGPYSSGLTKAIAPVTEKYKIPMIEAEGASRSLFTQGYRYMFAVLSTSEQYLASAIALAAELAEANGKKASDVKVAMAFENDPFSLDVRAGVVEDAKKHGMKIVIDDKLPRDLADMTSTLTKVKALKPDLLVISGHAKGAVTAGRQISEMKLDVPMIAMTHCESAKITENFGAGPMEGILCPTQWSETLSYKDDLFGTAAEYDALFKKTYPSYKTVPYQAAQASAALQVWKDAFERANSFDTESLRDAIADTDMETFYGRIKFAPEGNNIAKPMVLRQIQGGEYLVVAPTKWASSKVQHPRQPKY, via the coding sequence ATGCGTTTCCTGAGAATGGATATGCGTGCCGCTACCGTTGCGGCCGCTCTGACCGCCTCGTTCGGTCTCGCCGCGGCGCCCGCCGACGCGAAGGTCGAAGGCGATACCATCACGCTCGGCGCGGCGATGTCGCTGACCGGCAAATATTCGACCAACGGCATCGACACCCAGAACGGGTACGAGCTCGCCGCCGACATGATCAACAAGAACGGCGGCGTCAAGGTCGGGGGCAAGAGCTACAAGCTCAAGATCGCCTATTATGACGATGAATCGACCCCCGCCCGCGGCGCCCAGCTCGCCGAACGCCTGATCAATCAGGACGGCATCAAATATATGCTTGGCCCGTACAGCTCCGGGCTGACCAAGGCGATCGCGCCGGTCACCGAAAAGTACAAGATCCCGATGATCGAGGCGGAAGGCGCCTCCCGGTCGCTCTTCACCCAGGGCTATCGCTACATGTTCGCGGTGCTCTCGACCTCCGAGCAGTATCTCGCGAGTGCGATCGCGCTTGCCGCCGAGCTGGCCGAGGCCAACGGCAAGAAGGCGTCGGACGTCAAGGTCGCGATGGCGTTCGAGAACGATCCGTTTTCGCTCGATGTCCGCGCGGGCGTGGTCGAGGACGCGAAAAAGCACGGCATGAAGATCGTCATCGACGACAAGCTGCCGCGCGATCTCGCCGACATGACCTCGACCCTGACCAAGGTGAAGGCGCTGAAGCCGGACCTGCTGGTGATTTCCGGCCATGCCAAGGGTGCGGTTACCGCGGGCCGTCAGATCAGCGAAATGAAGCTCGACGTGCCGATGATCGCCATGACGCACTGCGAGTCGGCCAAGATCACCGAGAATTTCGGTGCCGGCCCGATGGAAGGCATCCTCTGCCCGACCCAGTGGTCCGAGACCCTGTCCTACAAGGACGATCTGTTCGGCACGGCCGCCGAGTATGACGCGCTCTTCAAGAAGACCTATCCGAGCTACAAGACAGTTCCGTACCAGGCCGCCCAGGCCTCCGCGGCCCTGCAGGTCTGGAAGGACGCGTTCGAGCGGGCCAACAGCTTCGATACCGAGTCTCTGCGCGATGCGATCGCCGACACGGACATGGAAACATTCTACGGCCGGATCAAGTTCGCCCCGGAAGGCAACAACATCGCCAAGCCGATGGTGCTGCGCCAGATTCAGGGCGGCGAATATCTGGTTGTTGCGCCGACGAAATGGGCTTCGTCGAAAGTCCAGCATCCGCGTCAGCCGAAATACTGA
- a CDS encoding branched-chain amino acid ABC transporter permease, with product MLDNISILFEAPIFAVDLLIQGLLIGGIFVLAAYGLALVWGVMNVKNLAQGELVILGGYLAYQATLWDIHPIVALPVAFAFMFCFGWVIYLVIIKRVVDRDMFTSLLATFGLSLLIQQSLNLVFGPEVRIAEAGFGTLILGDLAIPVIRIVSLGLAAVLAIGIILFMRNSRMGQAIRATAQDPRAARVLGINTDRVYAFTYALNAAICGSAGVLVAMIWNIQPYYGLVHSIRSFIIVTAAGLGNLPGVIIAGFGLGVWENYAGFVFGAEFAIAAVVALLVGVLMVRLFQLYRLRQVVR from the coding sequence ATGCTCGACAATATCTCCATTCTTTTTGAGGCACCGATCTTCGCGGTCGACCTGTTGATCCAGGGACTGCTGATCGGGGGCATATTCGTGCTCGCGGCCTACGGACTGGCGCTGGTCTGGGGCGTGATGAACGTCAAGAACCTGGCGCAGGGCGAACTGGTCATTCTCGGCGGCTATCTCGCCTACCAGGCGACGCTCTGGGACATCCATCCGATCGTGGCGCTGCCGGTGGCTTTCGCTTTCATGTTCTGCTTCGGCTGGGTGATCTATCTGGTGATCATCAAACGCGTGGTCGACCGCGACATGTTCACCTCGCTGCTCGCGACCTTCGGTCTCAGCCTCTTGATCCAGCAGTCGCTGAACCTGGTCTTCGGCCCCGAAGTCCGGATCGCCGAAGCTGGGTTCGGGACCCTCATTCTCGGCGATCTCGCCATCCCGGTGATCCGCATCGTCAGCCTCGGCCTCGCCGCGGTGCTCGCGATCGGCATCATCCTCTTCATGCGCAATTCGAGGATGGGGCAGGCGATCCGTGCGACCGCCCAGGATCCGCGCGCCGCCCGGGTGCTCGGCATTAACACCGACCGGGTCTATGCTTTCACCTACGCCCTGAACGCCGCGATCTGCGGTTCGGCGGGGGTGCTGGTCGCGATGATCTGGAACATTCAGCCCTATTACGGCCTGGTGCACTCGATCCGCTCCTTCATCATCGTGACGGCGGCCGGGCTCGGTAACCTGCCGGGCGTGATCATCGCCGGCTTCGGCCTCGGCGTCTGGGAGAACTATGCCGGCTTCGTGTTCGGGGCCGAGTTCGCCATCGCCGCTGTCGTCGCACTTCTCGTCGGCGTCTTGATGGTGCGTCTCTTCCAGCTCTACCGTTTGCGGCAGGTGGTCCGATGA
- a CDS encoding branched-chain amino acid ABC transporter permease, with translation MSARSLDLKIYAFLIAVGIIGPWLVPSITSQMAVMWLMVLMAVTWDMTGGQMGYNSLGNITFFGLGMYASAVVQIGLVYDVMEYTSAFGAIKVDFTVSQYWTGLILGIGAGGAVATVFALLVGPFMLGLRGPYFAIGTLGLAVAVAELISGWRYVGGGSGISMPIFPGEAGTGSIVFYVMFFVLAIVCHLVIRAVYRTRFGLAINAIRDDEDKAEAMGIHTTRYKVLAWAISAFFMGMAGAIFGNMSGFIEPLEVAFPTATFGIFMVAMALLGGKGTLWGPVLGAILFHIVKEVTWTELLGWQWVALGAIIILNIVYFQQGILGWAQDRWPSLFGVTVDEKMSRTGQTEAAE, from the coding sequence ATGAGTGCGCGCAGTCTCGATCTCAAGATCTACGCCTTTCTGATCGCCGTCGGCATCATAGGCCCCTGGCTCGTCCCCTCGATCACCAGCCAGATGGCGGTGATGTGGCTGATGGTCCTGATGGCCGTCACCTGGGACATGACCGGCGGGCAGATGGGCTACAACTCGCTCGGCAACATCACCTTCTTCGGTCTTGGCATGTATGCCTCGGCGGTGGTGCAGATCGGCCTCGTCTACGACGTGATGGAGTACACCTCGGCCTTCGGCGCCATCAAGGTGGACTTCACGGTCTCGCAATACTGGACCGGTCTGATTCTCGGCATCGGAGCGGGGGGCGCGGTGGCGACGGTGTTCGCCCTGTTGGTCGGGCCCTTCATGCTGGGCCTGCGCGGCCCCTATTTCGCCATCGGCACGCTCGGCCTCGCGGTCGCTGTGGCGGAACTGATCAGCGGCTGGCGCTATGTCGGCGGCGGCAGCGGCATCTCCATGCCGATCTTCCCCGGCGAGGCGGGTACCGGATCGATCGTCTTCTACGTCATGTTCTTCGTGCTCGCGATCGTCTGTCACCTGGTGATCCGGGCGGTCTACCGCACCCGTTTCGGTCTCGCCATCAACGCGATCCGCGACGACGAGGACAAGGCCGAGGCGATGGGCATCCACACCACGCGCTACAAGGTGCTGGCCTGGGCGATCTCCGCCTTCTTCATGGGCATGGCGGGGGCCATCTTCGGAAACATGTCCGGGTTCATCGAGCCGCTCGAGGTTGCCTTCCCGACCGCCACCTTCGGCATCTTCATGGTCGCCATGGCCCTGCTCGGCGGCAAGGGGACGCTCTGGGGCCCGGTGCTCGGCGCCATTCTCTTCCACATCGTCAAGGAAGTGACCTGGACCGAGCTGCTCGGCTGGCAGTGGGTCGCGCTCGGCGCGATCATCATCCTCAACATCGTCTATTTCCAGCAGGGCATCCTCGGCTGGGCCCAGGACCGCTGGCCGTCGCTCTTCGGCGTCACGGTGGACGAGAAAATGAGCCGGACCGGCCAGACGGAGGCAGCGGAATGA
- a CDS encoding ABC transporter ATP-binding protein, whose protein sequence is MSGNLIEVRGVSKSYGGVVANKDVSIDVAEGGITGLIGPNGSGKTTLFNSIVGYHPIDEGSIRFRGKEISKLRVPEIARLGLLRTFQQTRIYSKMDCMKNMLISVSHRDEGLGAMFGSMRDRETEEFAEELLEFVGLYQKRFLVAGELSFGQQKLLEFAMALMNRPQVLLLDEPTAGINPTLINGLIDRLKRANEQFGITLFVIEHNMRVIMNLADRISCLAHGELLATGTPDEIQSDPRVVDAYLGAH, encoded by the coding sequence ATGAGCGGCAACCTGATCGAAGTGCGCGGCGTCTCCAAGAGCTATGGCGGCGTCGTCGCGAACAAGGATGTCAGCATCGATGTCGCCGAGGGCGGCATCACCGGGCTGATCGGGCCGAACGGGTCGGGCAAGACCACGCTCTTCAACTCGATCGTCGGCTACCATCCGATCGACGAGGGTTCGATCAGGTTCCGGGGCAAGGAGATCTCCAAGCTCCGGGTGCCCGAGATCGCGCGGCTCGGCCTGCTCCGGACCTTCCAGCAGACCCGCATCTACTCGAAGATGGATTGCATGAAGAACATGCTGATCTCGGTCTCGCACCGGGACGAGGGCCTCGGCGCCATGTTCGGCTCCATGCGGGACCGCGAGACCGAGGAGTTCGCGGAGGAGCTGCTGGAATTCGTCGGGCTCTACCAGAAGCGCTTTCTGGTCGCGGGCGAACTCTCTTTCGGCCAGCAGAAGCTGCTCGAATTCGCGATGGCCCTGATGAACCGGCCGCAGGTGCTGCTGCTCGACGAGCCGACGGCGGGGATCAACCCGACCCTGATCAACGGTCTGATCGACCGGCTGAAACGGGCGAACGAGCAGTTCGGCATCACCCTCTTCGTCATCGAGCACAATATGCGGGTGATCATGAATCTTGCCGACCGGATCTCCTGCCTCGCCCACGGCGAGCTGCTGGCGACCGGAACGCCGGACGAGATCCAGAGCGACCCGCGCGTGGTCGACGCCTATCTGGGAGCCCACTGA
- a CDS encoding ABC transporter ATP-binding protein — MSDQQNSETASEREKRISGYGSGGVETVISVEDVVRQVEAIAEGPDLARIDALAGPEPYVSIESLRAGYGKMEILHDFSLKVGKGQSCCLIGPNGAGKSTILHSIFGFTNIFSGKISVGGQDVTHYSSNEKLKNAGIAYILQDKSVFGGMTVEENLWMGGYLKEKTSEAKEAAERIFEKYPRLAARRNHQAKVLSGGERRLLEISRALVMEPEVLLVDEPSIGLEPRFIDMVFEILDDLQRVEGKTILMVEQNAKKGLEFADIGYVLVSGQTAMAGTGEELLANPEVGRLFLGG, encoded by the coding sequence ATGAGCGATCAGCAGAACAGCGAGACCGCCTCCGAGCGGGAAAAGCGGATCAGCGGCTATGGCAGCGGCGGCGTCGAGACGGTCATTTCCGTCGAGGACGTGGTCCGCCAGGTCGAGGCCATCGCCGAGGGGCCGGACCTGGCCCGGATCGATGCGCTCGCCGGTCCCGAGCCCTATGTCTCCATCGAGTCCTTGCGTGCCGGCTACGGCAAGATGGAGATCCTGCACGATTTTTCGCTCAAGGTCGGCAAGGGCCAGTCCTGCTGCCTGATCGGACCGAACGGTGCCGGCAAGTCGACGATCCTGCATTCGATCTTCGGCTTCACCAACATTTTCTCCGGCAAGATCAGCGTCGGCGGTCAGGACGTTACCCACTATTCCTCGAACGAGAAGCTGAAGAATGCGGGCATCGCCTACATCCTGCAGGACAAGTCGGTGTTCGGCGGCATGACGGTCGAGGAAAATCTCTGGATGGGCGGCTACCTGAAGGAGAAGACCTCCGAGGCGAAGGAGGCGGCGGAGCGGATCTTCGAGAAATATCCGCGCCTCGCAGCGCGCCGCAACCATCAGGCCAAGGTGCTTTCCGGCGGCGAGCGCCGGCTGCTCGAAATCAGCCGCGCGCTGGTAATGGAACCTGAGGTGCTGCTGGTGGACGAGCCGTCGATCGGTCTCGAGCCGCGCTTCATCGACATGGTATTCGAGATCCTCGACGACCTGCAGCGGGTCGAGGGCAAGACCATCCTGATGGTGGAGCAGAACGCCAAGAAGGGGCTGGAGTTCGCCGATATCGGCTATGTCCTGGTCTCGGGCCAGACGGCGATGGCCGGTACGGGCGAAGAGCTGCTAGCGAACCCGGAAGTCGGGCGGCTGTTCCTCGGAGGGTGA